The candidate division KSB1 bacterium region CGTGGGATATCGAGGCCCAACAGTTTTCGTCCGCGGTCGGAGCGCAAGTGGACGCGTCAACTCGCGCGGGATTCGGGGTTAGCACCACGAATGTCGAAGGCTTCTGTTTCCCGGCATTTCACCAGGCCTTCGGCGGGAATCCATACACAGCCGTGGCTATCGACTACCTGCCGGGCAGCGGCGCGTTCACAACCCTCGAAGTCCCGCACCTGACCGGTGACCCGCAGATTATCTGGCCGAAGATCGACGTGGATGTGGAAGGCAATCTGCACATTGTTTCCACCGAAAGCGGCGGGTCCAGCCTGGACTACTACGTGAAGGGAGTGCCCGAAATTGTGGGCGGCGAAGGCCTGACCATCGACTTCCCGGATCCCTGGTTGGAGTGGGATGCGGCAACCTTCATCACGATGGACGTCGCGTGCGGCCGGCATTCGCCGCGCGTAGCCGTGGCGTGGCTGAATGAGAACGGCGGCGGCGAGGCGACAGATCCGACGAATGCTTACCTGCGGATCTCCGAAGATGCCGGCCTGACGTGGGGGGACATCATCGAGATCACCGAGATTCAACCGCTCGACACGGACTGCGTCGAGTTCGGCGGCGACCCGAATGTGTGCAACGGCGATACGATGCATCCGTGGATCGACCTGTCCGTGATCATGGACGACAACGACTCGGTCCACGTCGCGTTCTCGGCGAACGGCTATTTCTACTGGGACACCGACGGAACGGTGTTTGACGGCGGGTTGGTGTATTCGACACTCTGGCATTGGTATGAAGGCCGCGACGAACTGAACATCATTCACGATGCGTGGTACGCTCACCGGGATGTCGCACTCGGTGCGAACAACCTGATGGTGCATCGCCCCAATCTGGCGGTGGACACGACGAACGGGTTCCTGTATTGCTCGTTCCAGAAGTTTGACAGCTTGCAGGTGAGCCATGATCTCGGCTTCCCCTCCGGCGATGCCTACATCACTGTCTCTACGACCGGCGGTCGGACCTGGTCCGCGGCGCTGAACGTGTCGAACACCGTGACGGACAGCGGAGCCCCCGCCGGAGAATGTCTGAGCGAACGGGATATCAGTATCGCCGATATCGTGACGGACGGGACCGTGCACATGCAGTACATGCTCGATCTCGATTGCGGGACATCCGTACTCTCGACGGGCGAAGGCGACCCAACGCTGAACCCGGAATTCTACGTGCCGATTCCGGTAACGGACATTCCGCTACGCCCGCTGGTCAATCCGTACCGGAATTTCCATGCCGACTCGTCGGGCTATCCATGGGACCTGGATACACTGGATATTTCGGCGGAGCAGCGGCGAGAGTCGCCGCGCAACTTCGCGCTGTATCAGAACTACCCGAATCCCTTCAACC contains the following coding sequences:
- a CDS encoding T9SS type A sorting domain-containing protein, which codes for MFRNSCISLLALLVIASTSEAARPAKDRVVGPVFMTGLEETSFSADDPGYRPGHPTLDDTMRIGTTWYDLQSNGTMGKQVSVGGGYVHFVWTNGLNLGSSIRHVYYNAWDIEAQQFSSAVGAQVDASTRAGFGVSTTNVEGFCFPAFHQAFGGNPYTAVAIDYLPGSGAFTTLEVPHLTGDPQIIWPKIDVDVEGNLHIVSTESGGSSLDYYVKGVPEIVGGEGLTIDFPDPWLEWDAATFITMDVACGRHSPRVAVAWLNENGGGEATDPTNAYLRISEDAGLTWGDIIEITEIQPLDTDCVEFGGDPNVCNGDTMHPWIDLSVIMDDNDSVHVAFSANGYFYWDTDGTVFDGGLVYSTLWHWYEGRDELNIIHDAWYAHRDVALGANNLMVHRPNLAVDTTNGFLYCSFQKFDSLQVSHDLGFPSGDAYITVSTTGGRTWSAALNVSNTVTDSGAPAGECLSERDISIADIVTDGTVHMQYMLDLDCGTSVLSTGEGDPTLNPEFYVPIPVTDIPLRPLVNPYRNFHADSSGYPWDLDTLDISAEQRRESPRNFALYQNYPNPFNPSTQIQFDLATAGSVELTVFDLTGREVVQLLQAERLAAGAHVVEFNASDLSSGVYFYRLTVKDLSQTRKMMLIR